Below is a genomic region from Persicimonas caeni.
TTGAGCGCAAACGCGATGATGGGGGAGGACGGAGGGCTTTGGCGAAAGGTGGCCACGAGGCCGTCGAAGCGCTCATCGTCGGGGACGGAGGCGTCGATGCCGAGTCGCTCGCGCACGGTGGCGGCGGTCTTTTCGCCGACCGCCCAGGCGGTGTGGTGGCGCAGGTCGATATCGTCGAGCACGCCGGAGTCGGCGACCACTTTGACGCTGTTGGTGCTGTAAAAGACCAACGTGCACGGCTGGCGCACCAGAATTTTGACCTTCTTGCGGTCAAAATCGACCGCAGCGACCTCGAGCATCGGCAGGTGGTGGATGCGAAGCGTCGGATCGCTGAAGCTCGGCCGGCGCGTGCCGGTGTAGACGACCGTGGTCGAGGCGTCTTGTGTGCAGGCGTCGCTCATAATCGAGGATTATTCGTGGCCCAAAATGCTGCGCGCGCCCTTG
It encodes:
- a CDS encoding uroporphyrinogen-III synthase produces the protein MSDACTQDASTTVVYTGTRRPSFSDPTLRIHHLPMLEVAAVDFDRKKVKILVRQPCTLVFYSTNSVKVVADSGVLDDIDLRHHTAWAVGEKTAATVRERLGIDASVPDDERFDGLVATFRQSPPSSPIIAFALKESPRDLARRLGRTDVHEVPVYHTCAKLYPRLRDELAEVDADWIAFTSPRGVRTFLSQASHVDLDAYKFAAIGPTTGDAMNEAGIEPALVMETPDKDLMMQKILQL